DNA from Limnohabitans sp.:
GGCAGCAGCAAACAGAGCAGTTCCAGCATGCCATCGAATGGCGTCACGGTGCCGAAGTGCCGTTTCTGGGCCGTATGGTGCAGCTTTGTGTGATGGAGCGCGGAGTGGGCCGTATCCAAGGGCAGGATATCCCGACCGATCGGCTGCTGCCCGTTTCGGTGCCACCGGGCGCCAGTGTGTCTCAGGTACGCGATGCGGCGCAAGTCTGGCTGAAAAAGCAGGCTCTGGTCTTGTTCGAGCAACGCTTGCAGCACTTTGCGCCATTGCTGGGGGTGCGCTGGCAAAAGCTCAGCTTGTCCAGTGCCAGCACTCGGTGGGGCAGTGCCCGCACTGACGGCCATATCCGGCTCAACTGGCGACTGATCCACCTGCCCATCAGCCAGATAGATTACGTTGTGGTACACGAGCTGGCGCACTTGCGCGAGATGAACCACAGCCCCCGATTTTGGGAAACCGTGGGCGATGTCATGCCCGACTATGCCCAGCGGCGTCAGGCCTTGCGTCAATCTCCGATGGGCTTGACGCACGACCAGGGTGCAGGGCCTGTGAAACGCTAAACTCCCGCCTGAACCCGGCGGCGAGACAGGCGAGCCTAGAAGTCTGAGCAAGTCCAAATGGTCCACCACCTGGCGCATCGCATCGGTGGTCCGGTGTACACCCAGGTTGGGTTCGAAAATCAGGGGCAAAGCCTTGCATCGCTCGGGTGCTGATGTGGTCGGGTGCGAAGAGGGGATGCAAGGGCTGGTTTGGGTTAGCATTCGAGAAATTGACGTTGACGTTAACGTCAAAGATGACAATGCATTCTGGGGCGCGGTTGTGCAGCCGTGTGTCCTGATGGTGCAAGCAAGACGAGAAATGCAAGCCATGGCGAACACGTACACGATCAGCGATTTGGCTCAGGAATTTGACCTGACCACCCGCGCCATTCGTTTTTATGAAGACATGGGGCTGTTGGAGCCCGAGCGCTCCGGTCCCGGAGGACGTAACCGTGTTTATTCGGCACGCGACCGCACCCGGCTCAAACTCACCTTGCGTGCCAAGCGACTGGGCTTGTCGCTCAATGAGGCCAAAGACCTGATCGACATGTACGACAGCCCACGCGACACGGTGCCCCAGTTGAAGAAGTTTTTGGTGGTTTTGGCGGAGCACCGCCAACAACTGGAGTCGCAGTTGTCCGACCTCGAGGCAACCTTGGACGAGGTCAAAACCCATGAAAAAGAAACCCGCAACCTCTTGGTCAAAGCCACCAAAAATGGCAAACCGGCCTGAGGCTGTTGCTGGATATCTGTGGTTTTTGGATTGACGTTGACGTAAACGTCAATTACAGTGACGGTCTGTGATTCAACCTTGGATGTGATGTGACTTCTGCCATTTCTGCCCACGAGCGCGTTGCCCAAAGCCTGGCGCGCCAAGGCATGATGAACCACTTGGGCGTTCGCTTGTTGTCGGCCACCGAGGGCCAGGTGGAGTTGGCTTTGCCCTTCAGCGACAAAGTGACCCAACAGCAGGGCGGCTTTCATGGCGGGGCCATGGGGGCTTTGGCAGACATCGCGGGCGGTTATGCCGCCTTGACGGTCGCGCCCGAAGGCATGGAGGTCACCACGGTGGAATACAAAATCAACTTTCTCGCCAGTTTTCAGGGCGGCGAAATTCGCGCCATTGGCCGCGTCACCAAAGCGGGCAAACGCATCATTGTGACCACGGCCGAGTTGGTGCATGTCGATGACAGCGGAAAACGCTCTGACTGCGCCTTGATGCAACAAACCCTGGTGCCTGTGACCAAGACTTACTAGCGCGGTCGGTTTTCAAGGGGAACGTCCAGCGTTCAATTTGAAAACCCGGTACACCCGCACAAACAAACAACGCTCAACGCAACCCCCATTAGGAGCCCCCATGAACAACCTGCCCGGCCTGAATTTCCAACTCGGTGAAGACATCGACGCCCTGCGCGACGCCGTGCGCGACTTTGCCCAAGCCGAAATCGCCCCCCGCGCTGCCGAGATCGACCGCAGCGACCAGTTCCCGATGGATCTGTGGCGCAAGATGGGTGATCTCGGGGTGTTGGGCATCACCGTGGGTGAGGAGTACGGCGGCGCGAACATGGGCTACTTGGCCCACATGATCGCCATGGAAGAAATTTCCCGTGCCAGCGCTTCTGTGGGTCTGAGCTACGGCGCGCACTCCAACCTGTGCGTCAACCAGATCAAGCGAAACGGCACGCCTGAGCAGCGCGCCAAGTACCTGCCTAAGCTCATCAGCGGTGAGCACGTCGGTGCACTGGCCATGTCCGAACCTGGCGCGGGCTCGGACGTGCTGAGCATGAAGCTCAAGGCCGAAGACAAGGGTGGTTACTACCTGCTCAACGGCTCCAAGATGTGGATCACCAACGGGCCTGACGCCGACACTTTGGTGGTGTATGCCAAGAGCGAGCCCGAGCTGGGCGCGCGCGGCGTGACCGCCTTTTTGATCGAGAAGGGCATGAAAGGCTTTTCGATTGCGCAAAAGCTCGACAAGCTGGGCATGCGCGGCAGCCACACGGGCGAACTGGTGTTCAACAACGTCGAAGTGCCTGCTGAAAACATTCTGGGTGGACTGAACAATGGCGCCAAGGTGCTGATGAGTGGCCTGGACTACGAGCGCGCTGTGCTCACCGGCGGTCCGCTGGGCATCATGCAAGCTGTCATGGACAACGTCATCCCCTACATCCACGACCGCAAGCAGTTTGGCCAAAGCATTGGCGAATTCCAGCTGATCCAGGGCAAAGTGGCTGACATGTACACCGTGCTGCAAGCCGGTCGCAGCTTTGCGTACACCGTGGCCAAAAACCTTGACTTGCTGGGTGCCGAGCATGTGCGCCAAGTGCGCAAGGATTGCGCCTCTGTCATCTTGTGGACCGCCGAAAAAGCCACCTGGATGGCGGGCGAAGGCGTGCAGATTTTTGGTGGCAACGGCTACATCAACGAATACCCGCTGGGCCGTTTGTGGCGCGATGCCAAGTTGTACGAAATCGGCGCGGGCACGAGCGAGATTCGCCGCATGCTGATCGGCCGCGAGTTGTTTGCCGAAACCTGCTGAGGCACCCACCATGCAAACACTGCTGGCTAAAAACCGCGAATGGGCTGCGCGCATGAAGCGCGAAGACCCTGAGTTTTTCACACGATTTGGCGAACCAGCAAAACCCCAAATTTTTGTGGATCGGTTGCTCGGACAGTCGGGTGCCCGCCAACCAAATCACAGGCCTGGACCCCGGTGAGGTGTTTGTGCACCGCAATGTGGCCAATTTGGTGGTGCATTCCGACCTGAACGCGTTGTCGGTCATTCAGTACGCGGTCGATGCGCTCAAGGTGGAGCAGATCATGGTGGTGGGCCACTACGGTTGTGGCGGCGTCTTGGCCACTTTGCGTGGCACCTGCGTGTGGGTTTGGCCGACAATTGGTTGCGCCATGTGCACGATGTGAAAGTGCGCCACCGCCGCCGCCTGGATCACCTCACAGTGCCCGAGCAAGAAGATGCCCTGTGCGAGATGAATGTGATCGAACAAGTGGGCAATGTGGCGCTGACCAATGTGGTGCAAGACGCCTGGGCCCGAGGCCAAAAACTCAGCGTGCACGGCTGGTGCTATGGGCTCAAGGATGGCTTGGCCAAAGACCTGGGGGTGAGCATGACCCATCCCGGTGAGGTGCTGGGTGTGTTTCGCCATGCGCTCAAGCGCTATCCGAGAGGCGGCTGAGCGCCGAGTGCCCATGAGCTTGGCAGAATTCTTGGAGATGGGCAGTTATGCGGTGACCGTGTTCGGTCTGCCCTACGCCGTCTGGGTGTTCTGGCTCGAGCAGCGCAAGGAGCGCGAAAACGAAGAAGAAGAGGCCTACCAACACCTGTCGGACGCCTACAACGACTTTTTGAAGGTGGTGCTGGACCACGCCGATCTGCAGCTGCGCACCAACCAGGCCCTGCCCAACCCCAGCCCTGAGCAAAAAGAGCGCATGTTGATCATTTTCGACATGCTCATTGCGCTGTTTGAGCGCGCTTTCCTGATCGCGTTCCGAGAGGAAATGAGCGCCACCGAACAGCGGCGCTGGAACTCCTGGGACGACTACATGCGCGAGTGGTGCCGCCGGGACGACTTCCGCCGATCCCTGCCCCTCTTGCTGCGCGGCGAAGACCCCGATTTTGTGGCCTACATCCGCCGCATCGCCGAAGAAGAAACCGGCGAACACCTCATCATTGCCGACATCCACGCCTGAAAGGAATCCACATGTCACACGACCCCATCGTCATCGTCAGCGCAGCGCGCACCCCCATGGGCAGCTTTCAGGGTGACTTTTCTGCACTGGCCGCCCACGACTTGGGTGGCGCAGCCATCAAAGCCGCCGTTGAGCGCGCCGGCATCAGCCCCGAGCTGGTCACCGAGGTGCTGTTTGGCAACTGCCTGATGGCAGGCCAGGGCCAGGCGCCAGCGCGTCAAGCAGGCTTCAAGGGCGGTTTGCCCAAGAGCGCGGGCGCGGTCACGCTGTCCAAAATGTGCGGCTCGGGCATGCGCGCGGCCATGTTCGCCCACGACATGCTGGTCGCAGGCACCCATGACGTGCTGGTGGCTGGTGGCATGGAGAGCATGACCAACGCGCCCTTTCTTCTGCTCAAGGGCCGAGGTGGCTACCGCATGGGCCACGACAAAATTTACGACCACATGATGCTCGACGGACTGGAAGACGCCTACGAAGCCGGTCGCAGCATGGGCACCTTTGGCGAAGACTGCGCGGCCAAATACAGCTTCACACGTGCCGAGCAAGACCACTTTGCCACCACCAGCGTGCAGCGCGCCAAGGCCGCCACCGAGTCGGGTGCTTTTGCGGCCGAGATCACGCCCGTCACGGTGAAAGACCGCAGCGGCGAACGCGTGGTGTCCACCGACGAAGGCCCCGGCAAAGTCAAGCTCGACAAGATCACATCGCTCAAGCCCGCTTTCAAGAAAGACGGCACCATCACCGCCGCCAGCAGCTCGTCCATCAACGACGGCGCGGCCGCCATGGTGCTGATGCGCGAAAGCTCCGCGGCCAAGCTCGGCTGCAAACCGCTGGCCCGCATCGTCAGCCACGCCACCCACGCGCAAGAGCCCGAGTGGTTTGCCACCGCCCCGGTGGGCGCCACCCAAAAAGCCCTGGCCAAAGCGGGTTGGACAGTGCAAGACGTCGACCTGTGGGAAGTCAACGAAGCCTTTGCCGTGGTGCCCATGGCCCTCATGAAAGAGCTGAACGTGCCGCACGACAAGGTCAATGTGAATGGCGGCGCTTGCGCCTTGGGTCACCCCATCGGTGCCTCCGGCGCGCGCATCATGGTGACCTTGATCCACGCGCTCAAAGCCCGTGGCCTCAAAAAAGGCCTGGCTACGCTGTGCATCGGTGGTGGCGAAGGCACGGCTGTGGCGCTGGAATTGGTGTGATGCATGAAAACTGTCCTCCTCATCGGCGCATCGCGCGGCATCGGTTTTGAACTGGCCAGCCAGTACATCGCAGGCGGCTGGCGTGTGATCGCGACAGCCCGAAGCGATGAGGGGCTTGAACGCCTGAAGGCCTTGGGCGCGCAAACCCTGTGCGTGGACGTGGCCAACCCAGCCAGCAACTCGGGGCTGGCGTGGCAACTCGACGGCGAAAAAATCGATTTGGCCATTTATGTGGCGGGCGTGGGGGATCGAGAGACCACCGCTTCGCCGCCGACCCGTGAAAAATTCGACCTCTTGATGCACACCAACGCCATGGGCCCGATGATGGTGTTGCCGCAGATCGCGCCCATGTTGTTGGATAAAAAGGGCGTATTTGCCGTCATCAGCAGCCACTTTGGCAGCCTGACACTGACGCAAACCAGCATGGCGGTGTTGTATCGAATGAGCAAGGCGGCATTGAACATGTACATCCGATGCGCGCAGCACGATTTCCCAGAAATTTCTTGCGTGGCCTTGCACCCCGGTTGGGTGCAGACCGACATGGGAGGCCCATCCGCCCCGCTCACGCCCGAACAAAGCGTCAGCAGTCTGCGCCAGACGCTCGAACGCATACGCACACAACCGCGCCCTGAAGACCGTGGCGCATTTTTGAACCACGATGGGCAGATCCTGCCCTGGTGAATCGGCCCATGTCAGGTAAATCAACTAACAAAGGATTAACCCAATGAAATCTCAAAAGAAGCATGTTGTTTTGTGGATGGTGTTGGTCTCAATGGGACTGATTTCATTGGCAAGCCGCTTGGCTGTGGCGCAGGAAACTTTGGAAGTATCACCCCATGTGCCGACTGTGGCCACTTATTCGATAGTGGCTTTTGATCCTCAAAATAAACAATGGGGTGTTGCAGTCCAGTCGAAATTTGTCGCCGTGGGTGCTGTTGTACCCTGGGCTCAAAGTGGGGTTGGTGCGATAGCCACTCAAGCATTTGCAAACGTGACATATGGAGCCGACGGGTTGGATTTATTGGCGTCTGGGAAAAGTGCCAGCGAGGTTGTGAAAATACTAACGGACAGGGATTCGAACCGTGACCTGCGGCAACTGGGCGTGGTGGATGCGCAGGGCGGAGTTGCAACTTTCACTGGACTTAAAGCAATGGAATGGGCGGGCGGGAAAACAGGAAAAAATTATGCAATTCAAGGCAATATTTTGGCGGGACCCGGTGTTGTGAATGCCATGGCCACCGCCTACGAGCAAGCAAGAGGTGACTTTGGCGAACGTCTCATTCAAGCTTTAGACGCAGGTGAGAAGGCTGGCGGCGACAGGAGGGGGCGCCAATCGGCTGCCTTGTTGATAGTGAAAAAAAATGCAGGATATGCAGGTCAAAATGATCGCTATCGAGATTTGCGTGTAGACGATCATCCAGATCCAATCAATGAGTTACTGCGGATTTACAACAGTCACAAAACTTTGTTCCCACCCCAATAACCTTTTCATTATTTATCTGAAAGGCGAATGCCCCATGCTCTTGACCCCCGACCAGGAAATGATTCGCGAAGCGGTACGCGATTTTGCCAAGCGCGAGCTGTGGCCCCACGCCGCCGAGTGGGACAAGAAGCACCACTTCCCCAAAGACGTGCACAAAGGCCTGGCCGAGCTGGGCGCGTATGGCATTTGTGTGCCCGAAGCCTTGGGCGGCGCGGGCTTGAACTACGTGACGATGGCGCTGGTGCTTGAAGAAATCGCAGCCGGTGACGGCGGCACCAGCACCGTGATCAGCGTGACCAACTGCCCTGTGAACGCCATTTTGATGATGTACGGCAACGCCGCGCAAAAAGCGCAGTGGCTCACGCCCTTGGCCCATGGCCAGATGCTGGGTGCGTTTTGCCTGACCGAGCCGCATGTGGGCTCGGACGCTTCGGCCCTGCGGACCACCGCCGTGAAAGAAGGCGACGGCTACGTCATCAACGGCGTGAAGCAGTTCATCACCAGCGGCCAAAACGGTGATGTGGCCATCGTGATCGCGGTGACCGACAAGGGCGCGGGCAAAAAAGGACTGAGCGCTTTCATCGTGCCCACCCGCACCCCGGGCTACGTGGTGGCGCGCCTGGAAGACAAGCTGGGCCAACACAGCAGCGACACCGCGCAGATCAACTTCGAGAACTGCCGCATCCCCGCCGAAAACCTGATTGGCCAAGAAGGCGAGGGCTACAAGATCGCCCTGTCGTCTTTGGAGGGCGGACGCATCGGCATCGCCGCGCAAAGCCTGGGCATGGCCCGCAGTGCTTTGGAGGTGGCGATTGACTACGCCAAGCAGCGCGAAAGCTTTGGCACCGCCATCTTCAACCACCAGGCGGTGGGCTTTCGTTTGGCCGATTGCGCCACGCAACTCGAAGCCGCGCGCCAGCTGATTTGGCACGCGGCCAGCTTGCGCGATGCGGGCCGCCCGTGCCTCAAAGAAGCCGCCATGGCCAAGCTGTTTGCCAGCGAAGTCGCTGAAAAAGTCTGCTCAGCGGCCATCCAGACCCTGGGGGGTTACGGCTATGTGAGCGACTTCCCGGTGGAGCGCATTTACCGCGATGTGCGGGTGTGCCAAATTTATGAAGGCACCAGCGACGTGCAGAAAATCATCATCCAGCGCGCACTTTGAACGCCTGAATGACCGTCTGACGCCGGTCATTGACGTATGATTTCAACTTATGAATATCATCATCCTCGGCGCTGGCCGCGTGGGCGAAAGCGTCGCTGAAAGCCTGGTTTCCGAGCAAAATGACATCACCGTCATCGACCAGGACCCGGCTCGTCTGAGGCTTCTGGAAGAGCGCTTGGACTTGCGTGGCGTGGTGGGCAACGGCATCCAGCCTTCTGTGTTGCGCGAGGCGGGGGCCAAAGACGCCGACATGATCATCGCCTGCGCGGCGGCCGATGAATCGAACCTGGTGGTCTGCAAGATCGCCCACGATGTGTTCAACGTGCCGACGACCATTGCCCGACTGCGTTCACCCGAGTTCAATGAGGGCGATGAATTGTTGGGCAAAACCGGTTTTTCGGTCAACCATGTGATCTGCCCCGAAGAATCGGTGATGCGCTACATCGAGCAGCTCATCCAGTACCCTGAGGCCTTGCAGGTGCTCGAATTTGCCGAGGGCCGCGTCAGCCTGATCGTGGTGCGTGCAGCGGCCGACAGCTTGCTGGTCAACCGCAGCATCGCCGAGTTCCGTCAGAGATTGCCGCATGCCGAGATGCGCGTGGTGGCCTTGTACCGCCAAGACACCCGGATCGATGCCACGCCCGACACGCGCATCCTGCCCGGTGACGAGGTGTTTGTGCTGGCCGACAAGGACAAAATTCGCCTCGTTTTGGCAGGTATTCACACCACCGACAAGCCGGTGCAGCGACTGATGCTGGCAGGGGGCGGCAAAGTCGGCTTGCGTTTGGCGCGCATTCTGGCGGGCCAGTATGACGTCAAGCTGATCGAGCGCGACAAAAAACGCTGCGAATACCTGGCCAGCCAACTGCCGTCCAGCATGCTGATTCTCAACGGTGACGGCGCTGACGAAGACCTGCTGCACGAAGAGAACGTGGGTGAGATGGACCTGTTTCTGGCCTTGACCAGCGACGATGAGGACAACATCATGTCGGCCATGCTGGCCAAGCGCATGGGGGCACGTCGCGTCATGGCGCTGATCAACCGCCGCGCTTATGCCGACATGATGCAAGGCAGCACCATCGACATCGCGATTTCGCCCGCGCAAACCGTCATTGGCGAGCTGCTGGCGCATTTGCGGCGGGGCGATGTGGCGGCGGTGCACAGCCTGCGCCGGGGCGCGGCAGAAGCCCTGGAGGGCATTGCGCGGGGTGACATCAAAACCTCCAAACTGGTGGGCCGACGTGTCGAAGAAGTCAAACTGCCCAAGGGGGTCAGCATGGGGGCCATTGTGCGCGGCGAGGGTAAAAAATCCGAAGTGCTGATGCCGCACCACGACACCCTGATCGAGGCCGATGACCACATCATCTTGTTCATCCCCAACAAGCGCGATGTGCGCGCGGTGGAAAAACTCTTTCAGGTCGGTGCGACCTTTTTTGGCTGATGCTCAAAACCTTCTTCCCCGTGCTGTCCGTGATGGCGCGCATCTTGATCGCGTTCTCGTTCACTTTTTTGGTGCCGGGCATCTGGGCCTGGTTTGAAGACCACCACGACCTGCAGTGGATCTGGCTGGCGGGTTTTGGCTTGACGGCAGCGAGCGGTTTGCTGCTGGCGGCCATCACGCAACGCCACCGCCGAGAAATGCTGGCCAAAGACGGCTTTTTGTTGGTCAACATGGTTTGGTTGGTCTTGCCTGCTTACTCGGCATTGCCGCTCATGTTTCTGGTGCCCGACATCTCCTGGTTCAAGGCCTACTTTGAAGCCATGAGCGCGCTCACGGCCACCGGGGCGACGGCCTTGTCGGGGTTGGAGCACTTGCCTGTGTCGGTGAACATCTGGCGCTGTTTTCTACAACTCATCGGCGGCCTGGGCATCATGCTGCTGGTGGTGGCGGTGTTGCCCATGCTGGGTCTGGGCGGCGTGCAGCTGTACAAGGCCGAAACCCCCGGTCCCATGAAAGACACCAAATTCACGCCACGCATTTCCGAGACGGCGCGCGGCCTGTGGGGCGTGTACTTTGTGTTTTCGGGTGCTTGCTTGCTGGCCTACCGCTGGGCGGGCATGAGCTGGGCCGATGCCTTCATGCACATGTGCACCACCATGGGCTTGGGCGGATTCTCTTCCTACGATGCCAGCTTTGCGCATTTCAACTCGCCCTTGATAGAAAGCGTGGCCATCGTCTTCATGACGTTGGCAGGCATCAGCTTTGTGCGTTACTTTGTGGTGCTGCGCACCTTGTCGCTCAAGCCTGTGACCAACGACCATGAAATTCGGACCTACTTTGCTGTGCTGGTCTTGGCCACTGTGCTGCTGACGGGTTTGTTGATGGTCCATGGCGTGTACAACGACTGGGCCCATGCCCTGCGCGTGAGCGCTTTCCATGTCGTGTCTCTGGCCACCACCACCGGCTATGCGGCCACCGACTATGCGCTGTGGCCCGTGTTTGCGCCGGTCTTGCTGATGTTTTTGGGCTGCTTTGTCTCGTGCGCGGGCTCCACCGGGGGCGGCATCAAAATGGTGCGCATGATCTTGCTGGTCAAGCAAGCGCGACGAGAGCTGGTGCGCATCATTCACCCGCGCGTCATCAACCCGGTCACGCTGGGAGGTGGGATCATGCCCATGTCGGTCATGACGGCGGTGCTGGGCTTCATGCTCATTTATGGCGGGGCCACCATGGGCCTGAGCATGTTGCTTTTGCTCAGTGGCATGGACATCGTCACCGCGTTTTCTGCGGTGATCGCCACCGTCAACAACATCGGCCCGGGGCTGGGCGAAGTGGGGCCCTCGGGCAACTATGGCGGCCTGAACCCCTTTCAGCTGGGCGTGCTGACCTTTGCCATGTTGCTGGGCCGCCTGGAGTTGCTGTCGGTGCTGGTGCTGTTCAGCTCGCACTTTTGGCGAAAATAAACCCACCCTCAATCGCCGCTGTTCAATACACACAAGGAGACAGACATGCCCATCACCAAAGGATTTCAGGCGCTCGTGGACGAAGCCATGGCCCAGGTCACAACGCACAGCGTGGACGCGGTGCGCGCCCGCATGAGCGACCCGAACGTGCAGATCGTCGACATCCGTGACCCGCGTGAACTGGAACGCGAAGGCACCGTGCCGGGCGCTTTGCTGGCCCCACGCGGCATGCTCGAGTTTTGGGTAGACCCGGCTTCGCCCTACTTCAAGCCCGTGTTCGCCGACGAGAGCAAGCAGTTCATCTTGTTTTGTGGCGCAGGCTGGCGCAGCGCCCTGGCCACCAAAACCCTGCAAGACATGGGCATGAGCAACGTCGCCCACATCGACGGCGGATTCACCGCCTGGAAAAAAGCTGCGGCACCCATCGTCACCATGGAACAACACAAGGCCGAAAGCGCAGCGCGAAAAGGCGCTTGATGGTGACGCCTTGTCCCTGCGGCCGCAGCACGGCCAAAGGCCAAGCGATGACCCTGGAGGCATGCTGCGGCCCTTACCACGCCAACCAGAACGCGCCCGATGCCGAAAGCCTGATGCGCTCGCGCTACAGCGCTTTTGTGCGGGGCGATGTGCCTTATCTGCTGGCCACTTGGCACAGCAGTCAGCGCCCCGCTGAGCTGACGCTCGAAGCCGGGGCCAAGTGGCTGGGTCTGGAAATCAAGCAGCACCACGTCACCGGTGCCGATTCGGCCGAGGTCGATTTCGTTACACGTTTCAGGTTGGGCGGCAAAGCCGTGCGACAGCACGAACGCAGCCGTTTTGTGCGCGAAGACGGTCGCTGGTTTTATGTGGATGGCGATGAGCTTTGAGCGGCCCCAGTGACTGACCGTATGATCCCCCGCATGAACTTTGAAGCCATTCTTTTTGATTGCGACGGTGTGCTGGTGGACAGCGAAGCCATCACCTGCGGCGTGCTACGTGACATGTTTGAAGAGCAGGGTTGGCGCATGACGCTGGCCGAGTGCATGCAGCGCTTTGTGGGCCACACCGTCAAAAGCCAACGCAGCATCATCGAAGCGCACACCGGCGTGCCGCTGACCGACGTTTGGCTGGAGCAGTTTTACGCCCTTCGCAACGAACGCCTCACCCAAGACATCGCTGCCATTGAGGGCGTGCACGAAGCGGTGGCGCACCTGCACGAGCACTGCCAAGGCCGCATCGCGGTGGCATCGGGGGCCGACCGGTTCAAGGTCGAGATGATGCTCAAGCAAGTCGGTCTGATGGACTTTTTTGAAGGCCGCATTTTCAGCGGCCATGAAATGCCGCGCAGCAAACCGCACCCTGATGTGTATTTGGCCGCAGCAGCGCACTTGCAAATTGATCCGGCGCGCTGCCTGGTGGTGGAAGACACCACCGTGGGCATCACGGCGGGGGTGGCTGCAGGGGCCACGGTGTGGGCTTATGCGCCACCCGGCGCTGACGCCCATGCCCTGCGCCAGGCCGGTGCGGCGCAGGTGTTTGAGCACATGCGGGGTTTGCGGCTCGGGTGAAGAGGTGCTGGGTTGATGGGGTTAGGATTTCATGATTACTTCTGAGTTGGCACGCTGACTCTAAAAATAGATAGTCGCTTTTCTCAGCAAGTCTTTAGTTCTGCTGGTGAATTGAAGTGGTTTTGTCAATGACCACTTTTGCATGATCGAAGCAACGGATTTCT
Protein-coding regions in this window:
- a CDS encoding potassium transporter TrkG, which produces MLKTFFPVLSVMARILIAFSFTFLVPGIWAWFEDHHDLQWIWLAGFGLTAASGLLLAAITQRHRREMLAKDGFLLVNMVWLVLPAYSALPLMFLVPDISWFKAYFEAMSALTATGATALSGLEHLPVSVNIWRCFLQLIGGLGIMLLVVAVLPMLGLGGVQLYKAETPGPMKDTKFTPRISETARGLWGVYFVFSGACLLAYRWAGMSWADAFMHMCTTMGLGGFSSYDASFAHFNSPLIESVAIVFMTLAGISFVRYFVVLRTLSLKPVTNDHEIRTYFAVLVLATVLLTGLLMVHGVYNDWAHALRVSAFHVVSLATTTGYAATDYALWPVFAPVLLMFLGCFVSCAGSTGGGIKMVRMILLVKQARRELVRIIHPRVINPVTLGGGIMPMSVMTAVLGFMLIYGGATMGLSMLLLLSGMDIVTAFSAVIATVNNIGPGLGEVGPSGNYGGLNPFQLGVLTFAMLLGRLELLSVLVLFSSHFWRK
- a CDS encoding rhodanese-like domain-containing protein translates to MPITKGFQALVDEAMAQVTTHSVDAVRARMSDPNVQIVDIRDPRELEREGTVPGALLAPRGMLEFWVDPASPYFKPVFADESKQFILFCGAGWRSALATKTLQDMGMSNVAHIDGGFTAWKKAAAPIVTMEQHKAESAARKGA
- a CDS encoding YchJ family metal-binding protein; this encodes MVTPCPCGRSTAKGQAMTLEACCGPYHANQNAPDAESLMRSRYSAFVRGDVPYLLATWHSSQRPAELTLEAGAKWLGLEIKQHHVTGADSAEVDFVTRFRLGGKAVRQHERSRFVREDGRWFYVDGDEL
- a CDS encoding HAD family phosphatase, with translation MNFEAILFDCDGVLVDSEAITCGVLRDMFEEQGWRMTLAECMQRFVGHTVKSQRSIIEAHTGVPLTDVWLEQFYALRNERLTQDIAAIEGVHEAVAHLHEHCQGRIAVASGADRFKVEMMLKQVGLMDFFEGRIFSGHEMPRSKPHPDVYLAAAAHLQIDPARCLVVEDTTVGITAGVAAGATVWAYAPPGADAHALRQAGAAQVFEHMRGLRLG